A window of Chrysoperla carnea chromosome 3, inChrCarn1.1, whole genome shotgun sequence genomic DNA:
gCAGCCGGTGAATCAGGAATTTCTTTAATATATGATTTTCCTAATGTTTCACCCATACGTCGATCAAGAGGTAATGTACCCAAAAATGGTACTTCAGTTAGTTCAGCTAATGCTTGGCCACCTCCTGAACTGAATATATTGGTACATTCTGAACATGTTGGGCATACAAACctagaagaaaattaaaattatattttattaggaaatcataaaataaaaactttttcagatTAACTGACTGCCATTTTTGCTAATTAAgcaaatctgtttttttttattttgtctctAACATGGAAACagaatgaacaaaattataaaatttgtacacatATTCTCAAAGAGGTATAAATCATTCAAATCTAGTCGGAGAGAGTTAAAgacgaaaaaattatacttagtGATGTTTCGGATATTCGTACACGCGGATAttcaacacaaataaaaaatgcatattcGTTTCCGTCTCATATACTACATAtaattcgatattttaaattgtgcgaatacataaaaaaaaaaccgacgtatcatgaaattttaaacaaacgtaaataacaatattttatttctgtttgaAATAGTTATAACACACGAAATTTGCACTAAAGTAAACATTCGAATCTGTATCCACTGGTTTAAGCACGTCTGTATTTCTAATACAGATACTCAATGTGatgtaatagacctttttcacattttttttttcttttttttaaatgaaagtaaatgtcttgataaatgggctaattttttccccgatttttttggagccatatgaccgagaaaacagacaatgaaaatcattaaaattcaaattggcgaaaacgatccggaaacacacgatgttacacgaaggtaggtttgacgtcatttaaatttggtaataatgatatattaatacgactgttgacactgttttattgtcattgcttgtcggattgacatcacagatcacgtgtgcggtggagcaaaaaaaaaatcgtttgaaattatttcaaataatttgacttttttacaatttttttcataatgtttttattgttaaaaatgcgtaattttcgagttacaggctctcctcgacctatattttcataaaaaatgatcaaaaagcatttctgtttttcatgaaaaaggtctattagcCAAAGAGAACCagcaaaataataaacaaaagtgtaatttttcaatgaaGAACTATGAAAACCGGATACAAAGGGTAAACAGCGATAAATGGTACAAAagcaaacttaaaaatatttgttgttttaactTATAAGAGTATTTTacatctttaaattttatttgcagcaaaattaatattcatttcaatagtTTAGTTATTCAATGTTTCTAAATAAATGCTTTGTAATGCttacaaaataagtaaattaaagacttttacttgaaaataaataaataaattttttttacccgctcatattttcaataattcccAAAACAGGAATACCagtttttttacagaatgtaatTTCTTTTCGTACGTCTTCAATGGCCATTTCTTGTGGTGTTGTTACAATCACTGCACCATCACActttacagtttttaaattttccatgaCACTAATATGTTCATCGGATGTCCCTGGTGGTgtatcaattattaaataatctaaATCCTGCCAATAAACATCATCGAGGAATTGTTTTATCATTGCAGTCTTCTTCGGGCCACGCCATATTACAGCATCGttacgattttttaataaaaaccctATTGACATCACAGCTAGTTTTTGATCTTTGTCTGTGTAGACAGGTACccatctaaaatttaaaagatttttgtgAGAAAGTGCTTCGAATTCatttaaacacaattttcaatatattttacaagtcAACTGAATGTCTGCAATTTTCTTTACTGGAAAATATTAGTCATATCTTCAGTTTGTgataaatttgcattttaacagttatttattattaacttagtGTACTACGTTAAGATAATTCGGAGTAGATAATTAGCGTGAACCGAATATTATCTAGGTTTTTGAATGTTTCCCAGAGTTTTTATGGATCAGTGAATGAATGCAATCATAGGGTTAACAAAAAAACCGGGAGACCCATCCTAACTCGACTTCATTAAAGCTATGGCCAACCTGTGAATCAATGAAAGAACGCAATCTAAGGGGAAAACTATTAACTTCTCATCAAGTCAACGATTACGACAATGGATTCGTAATCTAcataaaaatgctttaatttgattttttatcaaacGTTCTAGGAGATTTTTAAGCAGTCGCTCAAATTAACGTTATCGTGAGACTCATGCTAAACACACGATAAGATCGAATAGCCTTtccgttaaaaaaatatactgggGGAATTGAAACACGGATTTTTAAGTTCTTTAGAACAAAGTTCATTGATTTTCTTAAGTGAAGTTTTACTATCGTAAGAAGGGAATACCGTTTGTGGGCAAATACCAAATAATACTGTTCAACGGAGTACTGTTCAACGGATTCAAATACATATCGTAAACGCTttcataaagaattttaaacaaaatatatatcgcTTACAATTCTTACTGCCtagaaataagaaaattctGTTTTCGAAACAGTTCTCTTAACCAGCAACACTTTACTTAACAGATAGCCAACAATGATTCAAACCTTACCCTTCTGGACATTGATGAATCTCTGATCCttctaattgtaataaatatggtACACTAGGTCCACAAAGATCAATATCAAGTAATCCTACcttaaataaaagataatttattaagtattaaataaatataacctaACATTTTTCTTTCACGATTCTTACTTTATAATCTAAATCTTTCAGACTTAAAGCTAATTGAGTGCTAATTGTAGATTTTCCAACACCACCCTTTCCTGATAGTACGAGAATAATATGTTTTACTTGATccaacatatttaaatatccttttttattgctttgcgtttaaaattaatttaaatatgacgttTTATCTGACTTTTATCCACATTTTGTCACATGTCATTCATGATGGTTTTACTGGAATAAAGAATATACCGGGTGTTTCAATTGAATGGGTACATaaataatggtaaaataattttttaaacaagcttttatttatataaaaaggaaaCTAAACTGTctagcaaaaattaatttttaaaaaaattactaatagaaatattctttttgcttgt
This region includes:
- the LOC123296874 gene encoding cytosolic Fe-S cluster assembly factor NUBP2 homolog produces the protein MLDQVKHIILVLSGKGGVGKSTISTQLALSLKDLDYKVGLLDIDLCGPSVPYLLQLEGSEIHQCPEGWVPVYTDKDQKLAVMSIGFLLKNRNDAVIWRGPKKTAMIKQFLDDVYWQDLDYLIIDTPPGTSDEHISVMENLKTVKCDGAVIVTTPQEMAIEDVRKEITFCKKTGIPVLGIIENMSGFVCPTCSECTNIFSSGGGQALAELTEVPFLGTLPLDRRMGETLGKSYIKEIPDSPAAIELKKIIEKLTSKVS